In Arthrobacter citreus, a single genomic region encodes these proteins:
- a CDS encoding DUF2627 family protein: MKESFTRMLAFVVIVVPIALAVIGIKLLRDSVFLIHSFGIPNIPLQLLIGIVSLGVGFYLVGSFVLFRDRKRNKVQGKFLKR; encoded by the coding sequence ATGAAAGAATCATTTACACGTATGTTAGCATTCGTTGTGATTGTTGTACCAATAGCTTTAGCAGTTATCGGCATTAAATTACTTCGCGACTCGGTTTTTTTAATTCATTCTTTTGGTATTCCTAATATTCCATTGCAATTACTAATCGGAATTGTTTCTTTAGGTGTCGGTTTTTATTTAGTTGGAAGCTTTGTATTATTCAGGGATCGAAAACGAAACAAAGTTCAAGGTAAATTTTTAAAAAGATAA
- a CDS encoding sigma-54-dependent transcriptional regulator, whose product MKQNVMIVGMGTGGTAVLKLLSHSDLFHVVAVVDMIKEAKGLEYAKSLNIPILKDWKANLTEDIHVVINTTGDEAIYQELIEHKANQTLVIPGSVAKMISDLVQEKESLFNLINNKKRQQELILDNTHDGMIVVDKWGKVLLFNRSAERMLHTDKDDAIGRYILDVVPTSKLPRVLQTKKKEINQEHILINGSKIFTTRIPIFREDGELEGAISVFKDDTEVLDLAEEVTNLKEVYSMLEAVIQSSDEAISVVDEKGNGIIINPAYTRLTGLSSEQVLGKHATIDIAEGESVHVKVLKTKQAVRGVRMKVGKQNRDVLVNVAPVIVDGELKGSVGVIHDVSEISQLTNELHRARQIIRTLEAKYSFEDIAGDSEGIRLAIMQAKLAASTPATVLLRGESGTGKELFAHAIHNESDRKYNKFVRVNCAAISETLLESELFGYEEGAFSGAKRGGKRGLFEEANNGSIFLDEIGELSPAMQAKLLRVLQEKEIRRVGGTKSIPINVRVIAATNVHLEEAIIDGKFREDLYYRLNKLPIIIPALKDRIEDILPIGERLLSKINQDYGRNVEGISVSALKKLNSYNWPGNVRELENVLGRAVIFMKFNEKQILPEHLSAIVQVKHDVQSAEPNETVHFEEISSLDEMVINYEGEIIEKILLKNNGNKTKSAKELGISVRNLYYKLEKYHTAKNSTQ is encoded by the coding sequence ATGAAACAAAACGTAATGATTGTCGGAATGGGAACTGGTGGAACAGCTGTATTAAAGCTGTTGTCACATTCCGATTTATTTCATGTAGTTGCAGTAGTAGATATGATAAAAGAGGCTAAAGGGTTAGAATATGCTAAAAGCTTAAATATACCAATACTAAAGGATTGGAAAGCTAATTTAACCGAGGATATTCATGTAGTAATTAATACAACTGGAGATGAAGCAATTTATCAGGAATTAATCGAACATAAAGCTAATCAAACTTTAGTTATTCCAGGTTCAGTTGCAAAAATGATTTCTGATCTTGTTCAAGAAAAAGAATCGCTTTTTAATTTAATTAATAATAAAAAAAGGCAGCAGGAATTAATTTTAGATAACACTCATGATGGAATGATTGTCGTAGATAAATGGGGGAAAGTTCTTTTATTTAATCGATCAGCAGAAAGAATGTTACATACTGATAAAGATGATGCAATTGGCAGGTATATATTAGATGTAGTGCCGACTAGTAAATTGCCAAGAGTGCTTCAAACGAAAAAAAAGGAAATTAATCAAGAGCACATATTAATTAATGGTAGCAAAATTTTTACAACGCGTATTCCAATATTCCGTGAAGATGGAGAACTTGAAGGTGCTATTTCTGTTTTTAAAGATGATACTGAAGTGCTAGATTTAGCTGAAGAAGTGACGAATTTAAAAGAAGTTTATAGCATGCTTGAAGCAGTCATTCAAAGTTCAGATGAAGCGATTTCGGTTGTGGATGAAAAAGGTAATGGAATTATTATTAATCCCGCATACACGAGATTAACTGGATTATCAAGTGAACAAGTTTTAGGAAAACATGCAACAATTGATATTGCTGAAGGAGAAAGTGTTCACGTAAAAGTATTGAAGACTAAGCAAGCTGTTCGTGGAGTGCGAATGAAAGTTGGAAAACAAAACCGAGATGTATTAGTTAATGTAGCACCTGTAATCGTTGATGGAGAATTAAAAGGAAGTGTTGGAGTAATCCATGATGTTTCCGAAATTTCTCAGTTAACAAATGAGTTACATAGAGCACGACAAATTATTAGAACATTAGAAGCAAAATATTCGTTTGAGGATATAGCTGGTGATTCTGAAGGTATTCGATTAGCGATTATGCAGGCTAAATTAGCTGCGAGTACTCCTGCTACAGTTTTGCTACGCGGAGAATCAGGAACAGGAAAAGAATTGTTTGCTCACGCGATCCATAATGAAAGCGATCGCAAATATAATAAATTTGTTCGCGTTAATTGTGCTGCCATTTCAGAAACTTTATTAGAAAGTGAATTATTTGGATATGAAGAAGGTGCATTTTCGGGAGCGAAACGTGGTGGGAAAAGAGGCCTGTTTGAAGAAGCTAATAATGGTAGTATTTTCTTAGATGAAATTGGAGAATTATCACCTGCCATGCAAGCCAAACTATTAAGGGTCCTACAAGAAAAAGAAATTAGACGTGTAGGTGGGACAAAGTCTATACCGATAAACGTGCGTGTGATTGCTGCGACGAATGTTCATTTGGAGGAAGCAATCATTGATGGAAAGTTTCGTGAGGATCTTTATTACCGATTGAATAAACTTCCTATCATTATTCCGGCACTAAAGGATCGAATAGAAGATATTTTACCAATTGGTGAGAGGCTCCTTTCGAAAATTAATCAAGACTACGGGCGTAATGTTGAAGGAATCTCAGTATCAGCATTAAAAAAATTAAACAGTTACAATTGGCCTGGGAATGTACGGGAATTGGAAAATGTGTTGGGAAGAGCAGTTATATTTATGAAGTTTAACGAAAAACAAATTTTACCTGAACATTTATCAGCAATTGTACAAGTTAAACATGATGTTCAATCTGCTGAACCAAACGAAACTGTACATTTTGAAGAAATAAGCTCCCTTGATGAAATGGTCATAAATTATGAAGGTGAAATCATTGAAAAGATATTACTAAAGAATAATGGCAATAAGACAAAGTCTGCAAAAGAGCTTGGGATATCGGTCAGAAATTTGTATTATAAATTAGAGAAATACCACACTGCAAAAAATAGCACGCAATAA
- the yqiS gene encoding phosphate butyryltransferase yields the protein MNLKDIMILAKSHSMQTVAVAVAEDFEVKEAVSLALDNDLAKFLLFGNEQTIYEMYEDLLKNEQFAEKLTIVHSNTNKEAAKNAVVAVRSGEASIVMKGNLSSSVLLKEVLNKEYGLRDKGVLSHVAIFDVPGRENAVIVTDAAMNIAPTLDQKVKIVENSVEIARKVGIETPKVAVLAAVEVVNPAMQVTLDAASLTVMNTRGQIKNCIIDGPLALDNAISVEAAEHKGLTGEVAGRADILLVPTIETGNILYKSLVFMANAEVAALIAGAKAPIVLTSRSDSAMTKLYSLALAICNSKK from the coding sequence ATGAATTTAAAAGATATAATGATACTCGCGAAAAGTCATTCAATGCAAACAGTAGCTGTAGCAGTAGCTGAAGATTTTGAAGTAAAAGAAGCAGTTTCATTAGCATTAGATAATGACTTAGCAAAATTTTTACTTTTCGGAAATGAGCAGACCATCTATGAAATGTATGAAGATTTATTAAAAAATGAACAATTTGCAGAAAAACTAACAATCGTTCATTCTAATACAAATAAAGAGGCTGCTAAAAATGCAGTTGTAGCTGTTCGCTCTGGCGAAGCTTCAATTGTAATGAAAGGTAATCTTTCATCTTCAGTTCTTCTGAAAGAAGTGTTGAATAAAGAATATGGCTTAAGAGATAAAGGCGTTTTATCACATGTAGCAATATTCGATGTACCAGGTAGAGAAAATGCAGTCATCGTAACTGATGCTGCAATGAACATTGCACCTACATTAGATCAAAAAGTGAAAATTGTTGAAAACAGTGTTGAAATTGCAAGGAAAGTAGGAATCGAAACCCCTAAGGTTGCTGTACTAGCAGCTGTTGAAGTAGTAAATCCTGCGATGCAAGTTACACTAGATGCAGCATCACTAACTGTCATGAATACAAGAGGACAAATTAAAAATTGTATTATTGATGGTCCATTAGCGCTTGATAATGCCATTTCTGTTGAAGCAGCTGAACATAAAGGTTTAACTGGAGAAGTAGCTGGGCGAGCTGATATTTTATTAGTGCCAACAATAGAAACTGGAAATATTCTATATAAATCTTTAGTCTTTATGGCTAACGCAGAAGTGGCTGCACTAATTGCTGGAGCTAAGGCACCGATTGTTTTAACTTCGCGTTCTGATTCAGCAATGACAAAGTTATATTCATTAGCATTAGCTATATGTAATTCTAAAAAATAA
- a CDS encoding Glu/Leu/Phe/Val dehydrogenase has translation MEIFKYLETYDYEQVVFCQDKESGLKAIIAIHDTTLGPALGGTRMWTYESEEAAIEDALRLAKGMTYKNAAAGLNLGGGKTVIIGDPRKDKNEAMFRAFGRYIQGLNGRYITAEDVGTTVADMDLIHEETDYVTGISPSFGSSGNPSPVTAFGVYRGMKAAAKEAFGTDSLEGKKIAIQGVGNVAYSLCEYLHEEGAQLIVTDINKEAVQRAVEAFGATAVDPDDIYGVECDIYAPCALGATINDKTIPLLKAKVIAGSANNQLKETRHGDLIHELGIVYAPDYVINSGGVINVADELYGYNYDRAMKKVEGLYDNIAKVIEISKRDGIPTYLAADRLAEERIATMAKSRSQFLSNGHNILSRR, from the coding sequence ATGGAAATCTTCAAATACTTAGAAACTTACGATTATGAGCAAGTAGTTTTCTGCCAAGACAAAGAATCAGGATTAAAAGCGATTATCGCTATTCATGATACAACTTTAGGTCCAGCTTTAGGCGGAACTAGAATGTGGACTTACGAATCAGAAGAAGCTGCAATTGAAGATGCTCTACGTTTAGCAAAAGGTATGACTTATAAAAATGCTGCTGCTGGCTTAAACTTAGGTGGAGGAAAAACAGTAATCATCGGTGATCCACGTAAAGATAAAAACGAAGCAATGTTCCGTGCATTTGGACGTTATATTCAAGGCTTAAATGGACGTTATATTACTGCTGAAGACGTAGGTACTACTGTTGCTGACATGGATTTAATCCACGAGGAAACTGATTATGTTACAGGTATTTCACCTTCATTCGGTTCTTCAGGTAACCCATCTCCAGTTACTGCATTTGGTGTATACCGTGGGATGAAAGCTGCTGCAAAAGAAGCATTTGGTACAGACAGCTTAGAAGGTAAAAAAATTGCAATCCAAGGTGTTGGTAATGTTGCATACAGCCTATGCGAATACTTACATGAAGAAGGCGCACAATTAATCGTTACTGATATTAATAAAGAAGCAGTACAACGTGCGGTAGAAGCATTTGGAGCTACAGCAGTAGATCCTGATGATATTTACGGTGTTGAATGTGATATTTACGCTCCATGTGCATTAGGTGCGACTATTAACGATAAAACAATACCATTATTAAAAGCGAAAGTTATTGCAGGTTCTGCAAATAACCAATTAAAAGAAACTCGCCATGGTGATTTAATCCATGAATTAGGAATCGTTTATGCTCCTGACTACGTAATCAATTCAGGTGGAGTTATTAACGTTGCTGATGAGTTATACGGATATAACTACGACCGTGCAATGAAAAAAGTTGAAGGCTTATATGATAACATTGCAAAAGTTATTGAAATTTCAAAACGTGATGGTATTCCAACATATTTAGCTGCTGATCGTTTAGCTGAAGAACGTATTGCTACAATGGCAAAATCTCGTAGCCAATTCTTATCTAATGGTCACAACATCTTAAGCAGAAGATAA
- a CDS encoding butyrate kinase, with amino-acid sequence MHRILVINPGSTSTKVGVFDDEKPIFEQTIRHDDEEVNKYKTIIDQYEFRKNVILEVLHKEGINISKLSAVCGRGGLLRPIEGGTYAVNEIMLEDLKIGYSGQHASNLGGIIANEIAQGLNIPAFIVDPVVVDELEPVARISGQSLMERRSVFHALNQKAVARKVSKQLEQSYNDLNLIIAHMGGGVSVGAHKKGRVIDVNNGLDGEGPFSPERAGTVPIGDLIKLCFSGDYYINEVQKMMVGQGGLVSYLGTADAIKVENMIEDGDQKAALVYEAMAYQVAKEIGSAAAVLEGDIDAIILTGGIAYSDFIVNEITKRVKWMARVIVLPGENELQALCEGALRVLREEEEAKIYPGENAVKSLV; translated from the coding sequence ATGCATCGTATTTTAGTAATTAATCCTGGCAGCACATCCACAAAGGTTGGTGTATTTGATGATGAAAAACCAATTTTTGAACAAACAATACGCCATGACGATGAAGAAGTAAATAAATATAAAACAATAATTGATCAATATGAATTTAGAAAAAATGTTATTTTAGAGGTTTTACACAAAGAAGGAATTAACATTTCTAAATTAAGTGCTGTATGTGGCCGAGGTGGACTACTTAGACCAATCGAAGGTGGAACTTATGCAGTAAATGAAATCATGTTAGAAGATTTGAAAATTGGCTATAGTGGTCAGCATGCATCAAATCTTGGTGGAATCATTGCCAATGAAATTGCACAAGGGTTAAACATTCCAGCATTTATCGTTGATCCAGTAGTTGTTGATGAGTTAGAACCAGTAGCAAGAATCAGTGGACAATCACTTATGGAAAGAAGAAGTGTTTTCCATGCTTTAAACCAAAAGGCTGTTGCACGAAAAGTGTCAAAACAGTTAGAACAGTCATATAACGATTTAAATCTTATCATTGCCCATATGGGTGGTGGGGTGAGCGTTGGTGCTCATAAAAAAGGACGAGTAATTGACGTTAATAACGGTTTAGATGGTGAGGGTCCATTCAGCCCAGAACGTGCTGGAACTGTACCAATCGGTGATTTAATTAAACTTTGTTTCTCTGGTGACTACTATATTAACGAAGTTCAAAAAATGATGGTTGGTCAAGGTGGATTAGTGAGCTATCTTGGTACTGCAGATGCAATTAAGGTAGAAAACATGATTGAAGATGGCGATCAAAAAGCCGCTTTAGTATATGAAGCAATGGCTTATCAAGTTGCTAAAGAAATTGGTAGTGCCGCAGCAGTACTTGAAGGCGATATTGATGCAATTATCTTAACAGGTGGAATTGCTTATAGTGATTTTATTGTTAATGAAATTACAAAAAGAGTTAAATGGATGGCACGTGTAATTGTTTTACCAGGTGAAAATGAACTTCAAGCTCTTTGTGAAGGTGCACTTCGAGTACTTCGAGAAGAAGAAGAAGCAAAAATCTATCCTGGAGAAAATGCAGTTAAATCTTTAGTATAA
- the lpdA gene encoding dihydrolipoyl dehydrogenase: MATEYDLVVLGGGTGGYVAAIRASQLGLKVAVVEKNKLGGTCLHAGCIPSKALLRSAEVFSTAKKSEEFGVETSGVTLNFSKVQQRKENIVAGLHKGVEHLMKQGKIDVYSGLGRILGPSIFSPMPGTISVEMNDGSENEMLIPKNVLVATGSRPKSLPGLTIDGEHVMSSDEALKMESLPESIIIVGGGVIGIEWASMLADFGVDVTVIEYSKTILPLEDEEISKEMTRLLKKKGIKLVTDAKVLAETLVIDNGVRINALHKDTEKSFTAEKMLVSVGRQANVEGIGLENTDIVVENGFIQTNDFYQTKESHIYAIGDVIGGLQLAHVASREGTIAVEHIVGNTPLPLDPTMVSKCVYSNPEVASVGLTEREAKEKGYKVKKGKFSFRAIGKALVYGEHDGFVKIIVDEETNDLLGVHMIGPHVTDMISEAGLARVLDATAWEISHTIHPHPSLSEAIGEAALAVEGLAIHS, translated from the coding sequence ATGGCAACAGAATATGATTTAGTCGTACTCGGTGGCGGTACAGGTGGCTACGTAGCTGCTATTCGTGCTTCTCAATTAGGATTAAAAGTAGCAGTAGTAGAAAAAAATAAACTAGGTGGTACTTGCTTACATGCAGGTTGTATTCCAAGTAAAGCATTACTACGTAGTGCTGAAGTTTTTTCAACTGCTAAGAAAAGTGAAGAGTTTGGTGTTGAAACATCAGGCGTAACTTTAAATTTTAGCAAAGTACAACAAAGAAAAGAAAATATCGTTGCCGGTCTTCATAAAGGTGTAGAACACTTAATGAAACAAGGTAAAATCGATGTATACAGTGGTTTAGGACGTATTTTAGGACCTTCAATTTTCTCTCCAATGCCTGGAACAATTTCTGTGGAGATGAACGATGGCAGCGAGAATGAAATGTTAATCCCTAAAAACGTATTAGTCGCAACTGGTTCAAGACCAAAGTCTTTACCTGGTTTAACAATTGATGGTGAGCATGTAATGTCATCTGATGAGGCGTTAAAAATGGAGTCTCTACCCGAGTCAATTATTATTGTTGGTGGCGGTGTAATCGGTATTGAGTGGGCTTCAATGTTAGCAGATTTTGGTGTTGATGTAACAGTAATCGAGTACAGTAAAACTATTTTACCTTTAGAAGACGAAGAAATTTCTAAAGAAATGACAAGATTATTAAAGAAAAAAGGAATCAAATTAGTTACAGATGCAAAAGTTTTAGCTGAAACTTTAGTTATCGATAATGGCGTAAGAATTAATGCGCTTCATAAAGATACTGAAAAATCATTCACTGCTGAAAAAATGTTAGTATCAGTTGGTCGTCAAGCAAATGTTGAAGGAATCGGCTTAGAAAATACTGACATCGTAGTTGAAAATGGTTTTATACAAACAAATGATTTCTACCAAACAAAAGAATCTCATATTTATGCGATTGGTGATGTAATTGGTGGTTTACAATTAGCTCATGTTGCTTCAAGAGAAGGTACTATTGCTGTTGAGCATATTGTAGGCAATACGCCACTTCCATTAGATCCAACTATGGTTAGTAAATGTGTATATAGTAATCCAGAGGTTGCATCAGTTGGTTTAACTGAGCGTGAAGCAAAAGAAAAAGGTTATAAAGTTAAAAAAGGTAAATTCTCTTTCCGTGCAATTGGTAAAGCATTAGTATATGGTGAACATGACGGATTCGTAAAAATAATTGTTGATGAAGAGACAAATGACCTTTTAGGTGTTCACATGATCGGACCACATGTTACTGATATGATTTCTGAAGCTGGATTAGCTCGAGTTTTAGACGCAACTGCATGGGAAATCTCTCATACAATTCATCCACATCCTTCATTATCTGAAGCGATTGGTGAAGCAGCACTTGCTGTTGAAGGATTAGCAATTCATTCTTAA
- a CDS encoding thiamine pyrophosphate-dependent dehydrogenase E1 component subunit alpha, translating into MEKVTTTNRHEQLGLSNDDVLSMYETMLLARRIDERMWLLNRAGKIPFVISCQGQEAAQVGAAYALDNTKDYVLPYYRDMGIVLQFGMTAKELMLSGFAKAEDPNSGGRQMPGHFGQKKNRIVTGSSPVTTQVPHAVGVALAGKMEGKDIVSWVSFGEGSSNQGDFHEGANFAGVHKLPVIFMCENNKYAISVPIEKQLACENVSDRAIGYGMPGFTVDGNDPLEVYRVTKDAADRARRGEGPTLIEAVSYRLTAHSSDDDDRVYRSREEVEEAKSKDCLFTFAKYLHEVGVLTEELEKEMDTKIRAIVDEATDYAENAPYAAPEHAMKFVYEE; encoded by the coding sequence ATGGAAAAGGTTACAACTACAAACCGTCATGAACAACTTGGTTTATCAAATGATGACGTTTTAAGTATGTATGAAACAATGCTTTTAGCACGTCGAATTGATGAGCGTATGTGGTTATTAAATCGTGCTGGTAAAATTCCGTTCGTTATTTCTTGTCAAGGTCAAGAAGCAGCGCAAGTTGGTGCAGCTTATGCATTAGATAATACAAAAGACTATGTATTACCTTATTACCGTGATATGGGTATTGTTTTACAATTCGGAATGACAGCAAAAGAATTAATGCTTTCTGGTTTTGCAAAAGCTGAAGATCCAAACTCTGGTGGCCGTCAAATGCCAGGTCACTTCGGACAAAAGAAAAACCGTATCGTTACAGGTTCTTCACCAGTTACAACGCAAGTACCTCATGCAGTAGGTGTAGCATTAGCTGGTAAAATGGAAGGTAAAGATATTGTATCATGGGTTTCTTTTGGTGAAGGTTCTTCAAACCAAGGTGATTTCCATGAAGGAGCTAACTTTGCTGGTGTACATAAGTTACCAGTAATTTTCATGTGTGAAAATAACAAATATGCAATCTCAGTACCTATTGAGAAACAATTAGCATGTGAAAATGTATCTGATCGTGCAATCGGATATGGTATGCCTGGTTTTACTGTTGATGGAAATGATCCATTAGAAGTTTACCGTGTAACAAAAGATGCAGCTGACCGTGCTCGTCGTGGTGAAGGTCCAACATTGATTGAAGCTGTATCATACCGATTAACTGCTCACTCAAGTGATGATGATGATCGTGTTTACCGTTCTCGTGAAGAAGTAGAAGAAGCAAAAAGTAAAGATTGTTTATTTACATTTGCTAAATACCTTCATGAAGTTGGTGTCTTAACTGAAGAATTAGAAAAAGAAATGGATACAAAAATCCGTGCAATCGTTGATGAAGCAACTGATTACGCAGAAAACGCTCCATATGCAGCACCTGAGCATGCAATGAAGTTTGTTTACGAAGAATAA